The uncultured Roseibium sp. genome contains a region encoding:
- the radC gene encoding DNA repair protein RadC, whose translation MADGRKDPADKAAPSDHSGHRDRLRNRFRKTGESGFEDYELLELLLFAAVPRQDTKPIAKALLRRFGSFAGVLAAPPKLLTEIPGVGERVAEHLKVVQASAVRYTKGQVNERAVLSSWSQVVAYVKSAMAHSDIEEFRILFLDKKNGLIADEVQQRGTVDHTPVYPREVIRRALELSATALVLVHNHPSGDPTPSRADIQMTKQIIDIAKPLGVEIHDHIIVGRFGETSFRGLQLI comes from the coding sequence ATGGCAGACGGTCGCAAAGACCCTGCGGACAAGGCGGCGCCATCGGACCATTCCGGTCACCGGGACCGTCTGCGAAACCGCTTCCGCAAGACCGGAGAATCCGGCTTCGAGGACTACGAGCTCCTTGAACTCCTGCTGTTTGCCGCCGTGCCGCGACAGGACACCAAGCCGATCGCAAAGGCCCTGCTCCGACGTTTCGGCTCCTTTGCCGGCGTGCTTGCGGCTCCGCCCAAGCTCCTGACGGAAATCCCCGGCGTTGGAGAGCGGGTCGCCGAGCATCTGAAGGTCGTTCAGGCAAGCGCCGTCCGTTACACCAAAGGCCAGGTCAATGAACGGGCCGTTCTGTCATCGTGGTCGCAAGTCGTCGCCTATGTGAAATCGGCCATGGCGCATTCGGACATCGAGGAATTCAGGATCCTGTTTCTCGACAAGAAGAACGGGTTGATCGCCGACGAGGTTCAGCAGAGGGGAACGGTCGACCACACCCCGGTCTACCCGCGTGAAGTGATCCGGCGGGCACTCGAGCTGTCCGCAACCGCGCTCGTGCTCGTCCATAACCACCCTTCGGGCGACCCCACGCCGTCCCGCGCCGACATTCAGATGACGAAGCAGATCATCGACATCGCCAAGCCGCTGGGTGTAGAGATCCACGACCACATCATCGTCGGCAGGTTCGGTGAGACGAGTTTCAGAGGTTTGCAACTTATCTAA
- the map gene encoding type I methionyl aminopeptidase: protein MVTYIDAADAPLKNTGQVRLYGPEDFEGMRKAGQLTARCLDELAAIVKPGVTTQEIDDFVFEFGEANGALPATLNYRGYTKSTCTSVNHVVCHGIPNDKPLRDGDIVNIDVTYILDGWHGDSSRMYPVGKIKRAAERLIEVTYESLLLGIAAAKPGNTTGDIGHAIQTYVEGERCSVVRDFCGHGVGRLFHDTPNILHYGRPGEGIELKPGMIFTIEPMVNLGRPHVKVLSDGWTAVTRDRSLSAQFEHAIGITPEGCEIFTTSPGGLDKPGMTPA, encoded by the coding sequence ATGGTCACCTATATCGACGCCGCAGACGCCCCTTTGAAGAACACCGGACAGGTCCGCCTTTACGGACCGGAGGATTTCGAAGGCATGCGCAAGGCCGGCCAGCTGACCGCCCGGTGCCTGGATGAACTGGCAGCCATCGTTAAGCCCGGCGTGACCACCCAGGAAATCGACGATTTCGTCTTCGAGTTCGGCGAAGCCAACGGCGCGTTGCCGGCCACGCTCAACTACCGTGGCTACACCAAGTCCACCTGCACCTCGGTCAACCATGTGGTCTGCCACGGCATCCCGAACGACAAGCCGCTGCGCGACGGCGACATCGTCAACATCGACGTCACCTACATTCTGGACGGCTGGCACGGCGATTCCAGCCGCATGTATCCGGTCGGCAAGATCAAGCGCGCCGCCGAGCGGCTGATCGAGGTGACGTATGAATCGCTGCTGCTCGGCATTGCCGCTGCCAAGCCCGGCAACACCACCGGCGACATCGGCCACGCCATTCAGACCTATGTGGAAGGTGAGCGCTGCTCGGTGGTGCGCGATTTCTGCGGCCACGGTGTCGGCCGGCTGTTCCACGACACGCCGAACATCCTGCATTACGGCCGCCCGGGCGAAGGCATCGAGCTGAAGCCCGGCATGATCTTCACCATCGAACCGATGGTGAATTTGGGGCGTCCCCACGTGAAGGTGCTCAGCGACGGCTGGACGGCGGTGACGCGGGACCGCTCGCTCTCCGCCCAGTTCGAACATGCCATCGGCATCACGCCGGAAGGCTGCGAAATCTTCACCACCTCGCCGGGCGGGCTGGACAAGCCCGGCATGACGCCGGCCTGA
- a CDS encoding EAL domain-containing protein: MTASKERHGSRIANAIIIPMFAVVLIAVAITFGLLIWSAHISDQAAEKSQHQLLNGTLQLTRDQFARQQASVLNKDPIYYITTGPIYDTAWLYHNVALWLKQRYGFSRTILLDQDRKARFVDGPNVYEKWVTRDLLSRLGPAVETVQKRYLASLKELPSGLYFFDPNYRVNEHDLSETGLVSIKGTIYLFSATAITPELVKLVSRREPPAMLISFKQLNGELLAEIGRISALEGLVLDSIPAPDAGGPLIDLKAPDGHSIGHIHWQADQPGLEMQSRITPVLTVLALALVGLSIVVMTFIRQSTRHLASSRADAVRASLHDPLSGLPNRRQFEQLLDRTMNDTQIADKGAAVLYFDLDRFKDINDTLGHAAGDHVICAIAERVQRILPENGIVARISGDEFALLLPDCPDETQAERFMSRLQDMMGLPVSYGPDEIHVTVSMGAALAPRDGLEAEDLLRKADIALYDAKSNGRNRWSFFEASMQEHVQTKDEIARELRKAIDRDLLDVAYQPQCDSGSDTIVAIEALARWNRPNTGPVPPTSFIPVAEETGLINDLGLWILRKACQDAHRWPGVVVSVNVSPTQFKHPRFVQNVISTLEELDLDPARLEIEVTETVFAGRDKKTLQSLWCLKDLGIKIALDDFGSGYSSLSYLRHFPFDTLKIDREFISAMNDSPEARAIVRTIIRLGQALGMTIVAEGIEEKQQADYLTANGCHRLQGYFISHPLPARDLDEFLADHDMQAEMQSPEPAPLRHAEC, from the coding sequence ATGACCGCTTCGAAAGAAAGGCACGGCAGCCGGATTGCGAATGCAATCATCATTCCGATGTTTGCGGTCGTGCTGATTGCCGTGGCCATCACGTTCGGGCTTCTCATCTGGTCTGCCCATATTTCCGACCAGGCAGCGGAAAAGAGCCAGCATCAGCTCCTCAACGGCACCCTGCAGCTGACCCGGGACCAGTTTGCCAGACAGCAGGCGAGCGTCCTGAACAAGGATCCGATCTATTATATCACCACCGGGCCCATCTACGACACCGCCTGGCTCTACCATAACGTCGCTCTCTGGCTTAAGCAGCGCTACGGTTTCTCCAGGACGATACTGCTCGATCAGGATCGCAAGGCCCGCTTCGTCGACGGCCCGAACGTCTATGAGAAATGGGTCACGCGGGATCTGCTCAGCCGCCTTGGCCCTGCGGTCGAAACCGTTCAGAAGCGCTATCTTGCCTCCCTCAAGGAGCTGCCGAGCGGGCTTTACTTTTTCGATCCCAATTACCGGGTCAATGAACATGACCTGTCCGAAACCGGCCTGGTTTCCATCAAGGGAACCATCTACCTGTTTTCCGCAACGGCCATCACGCCGGAACTCGTCAAGCTGGTTTCCCGGCGTGAACCACCGGCCATGCTGATCAGCTTCAAGCAGCTCAACGGCGAATTGCTCGCTGAAATTGGAAGGATCTCCGCACTGGAGGGCCTGGTTCTGGATTCAATTCCCGCGCCGGACGCCGGCGGACCATTGATCGACCTGAAAGCGCCGGACGGTCATAGCATCGGCCACATCCATTGGCAGGCGGACCAACCCGGCCTGGAAATGCAGAGCCGGATCACGCCGGTCCTGACCGTCCTCGCCCTGGCCCTGGTCGGGCTTTCCATCGTCGTCATGACGTTCATCCGGCAATCGACAAGGCACCTGGCCTCCAGCCGTGCAGATGCGGTTCGCGCATCGCTGCACGATCCGCTGTCGGGCCTGCCGAACCGGAGGCAATTCGAGCAATTGCTCGACCGGACAATGAACGATACCCAAATCGCAGACAAAGGCGCGGCGGTTCTTTATTTCGACCTAGACCGCTTCAAGGACATCAACGACACGCTCGGACACGCAGCCGGAGACCATGTGATCTGTGCGATTGCCGAACGCGTGCAGAGGATCCTACCCGAAAACGGCATTGTCGCACGCATCAGCGGCGACGAATTCGCCCTGCTGCTGCCCGATTGCCCGGACGAGACCCAGGCGGAACGGTTCATGAGCCGGCTCCAGGACATGATGGGTCTGCCGGTGTCCTACGGCCCCGACGAAATCCATGTCACCGTTTCCATGGGCGCGGCCCTTGCCCCCCGTGACGGGCTGGAGGCGGAGGACCTTCTGCGCAAGGCGGATATCGCCCTTTATGACGCCAAGTCGAACGGCCGGAACCGGTGGTCCTTCTTCGAGGCGTCCATGCAGGAACACGTGCAAACCAAGGACGAGATTGCGCGAGAATTGCGCAAGGCCATCGACAGAGATCTCCTGGACGTCGCCTACCAGCCGCAATGCGACAGCGGGTCCGACACGATCGTGGCGATCGAGGCGCTTGCCCGGTGGAACCGGCCGAACACCGGACCGGTTCCACCCACGAGTTTCATCCCCGTCGCCGAGGAAACCGGCCTGATCAACGACCTGGGCCTGTGGATCCTGCGCAAAGCCTGCCAGGATGCACATCGCTGGCCCGGCGTCGTCGTTTCGGTGAACGTCTCGCCGACCCAGTTCAAGCATCCTCGCTTTGTACAGAATGTCATCTCCACCCTGGAGGAGCTCGACCTGGATCCAGCCCGTCTGGAAATCGAGGTGACGGAAACCGTCTTTGCCGGACGCGACAAGAAGACCCTGCAGTCGTTGTGGTGCCTGAAGGACCTTGGCATCAAGATCGCACTGGATGATTTCGGCTCCGGCTATTCCAGCCTGAGCTACCTGCGTCATTTCCCCTTCGATACCCTGAAGATCGATCGGGAGTTCATTTCCGCCATGAACGACAGCCCGGAAGCCCGTGCCATCGTGCGCACGATCATCCGCCTGGGGCAGGCACTGGGCATGACCATCGTGGCAGAAGGCATCGAGGAAAAACAGCAGGCGGATTATCTGACGGCCAATGGCTGTCACAGGTTGCAGGGCTATTTCATTTCCCATCCGCTACCCGCACGCGATCTGGACGAGTTCCTCGCCGACCATGATATGCAGGCGGAAATGCAAAGCCCGGAACCGGCACCTCTCAGGCACGCTGAATGTTAG